A genomic segment from Gracilinanus agilis isolate LMUSP501 chromosome 1, AgileGrace, whole genome shotgun sequence encodes:
- the TRMT12 gene encoding tRNA wybutosine-synthesizing protein 2 homolog, which translates to MEREGGKSEVILTIVTEPQFTQHCREYLEKQQLLDKRHRVKQLPDGTMALPIVGETLSEQHLLALRQQGTPQNTCRLVRILNPIPSKKAQRCPPAQKLCQELRCLVESRGHTWSTELEKDLPRSWQRHGDLLLFSEDSFKDPHWKKLEPGLWKTVASVLGAQRLAKRGRVSPGGTRTPKVILMLGDHGWVEHVDNGIRYTFDVTQSMFSFGNITEKLRVASMSCAGEVLVDLYAGIGYFTLPFLIHANAAFVHACEWDPHAAAALRKNLELNGVSDRCCIHLGDNRKLKLQSIANRVNLGLIPTSEEGWPTACQVLRQDTGGILHIHQNVESFPGKDLQLPSSSEAGEKLQIAARNSGRQTLAKVPKLEWRKWAEVVAVRIRDLLLQLHGKPWETQILHIQPVKSYAPHVDHIVLDLDCRPLSSSGKGVEKAEKSCN; encoded by the coding sequence ATGGAGAGGGAAGGCGGAAAGTCTGAGGTTATTTTGACTATTGTGACAGAACCTCAGTTTACACAGCATTGTAGAGAATATCTTGAGAAGCAGCAGCTCCTGGACAAGCGTCACCGAGTGAAGCAGCTGCCAGATGGTACCATGGCGCTTCCTATTGTAGGAGAGACCCTCAGTGAGCAGCACCTCCTAGCGCTGAGACAGCAAGGGACCCCCCAGAACACCTGCAGGTTGGTGCGCATCCTGAATCCCATTCCCTCCAAGAAAGCTCAGAGATGTCCTCCTGCACAGAAGCTATGCCAGGAGCTTCGGTGCCTGGTGGAAAGTCGAGGACACACGTGGTCCACTGAGCTAGAGAAAGATCTTCCCCGCTCCTGGCAACGACATGGAGACCTCCTCTTGTTCAGTGAGGACAGCTTCAAAGATCCCCATTGGAAAAAACTGGAACCAGGGCTCTGGAAGACAGTAGCCTCTGTACTGGGAGCCCAGCGCTTGGCAAAGCGAGGGCGTGTGTCACCAGGTGGGACACGAACTCCGAAAGTAATCCTGATGCTGGGTGACCATGGTTGGGTGGAGCATGTGGATAATGGCATCAGGTACACGTTTGATGTGACTCAAAGCATGTTCTCCTTTGGAAACATCACTGAAAAGCTGCGAGTGGCATCAATGTCCTGTGCAGGAGAAGTGCTAGTGGATCTCTATGCTGGAATTGGCTACTTCACTTTGCCATTCCTAATTCATGCAAATGCTGCCTTTGTTCATGCTTGTGAATGGGATCCTCATGCTGCAGCAGCCTTGAGAAAGAACCTGGAGCTCAATGGTGTTTCCGACCGCTGCTGTATACACCTTGGTGATAACAGGAAGCTAAAGTTACAGAGCATTGCAAACAGGGTAAACTTGGGGCTCATCCCCACCTCAGAGGAGGGCTGGCCCACTGCCTGCCAAGTACTGCGCCAGGACACTGGCGGCATCCTGCATATCCACCAAAATGTGGAGTCTTTCCCAGGGAAGGACCTTCAGCTACCCAGCAGCAGTGAGGCAGGGGAGAAGTTGCAGATAGCTGCCAGAAATTCTGGGAGACAAACACTAGCAAAGGTCCCTAAACTAGAATGGAGAAAGTGGGCTGAAGTTGTGGCTGTTCGCATTAGAGACCTGCTTTTGCAGCTTCATGGGAAGCCATGGGAGACCCAAATCTTGCATATTCAGCCAGTGAAATCCTATGCTCCCCATGTGGATCACATAGTCTTGGATTTGGACTGTCGCCCCCTCTCTTCTTCTGGGAAGGGAGTTGAGAAAGCTGAGAAGAGCTGCAACTAG